One stretch of Streptomyces peucetius DNA includes these proteins:
- a CDS encoding DUF4142 domain-containing protein, producing the protein MHSNRRAARSGVSMRVVAVVTAAVAAIALVVVLVQTGSGEATAGTTAAGGSAQHGAGHAGAGFSGATAAEAQGPQKVTDVDRTFLVKVRQAGLWEIPAGRLAQTHASSEAVKRAGLHLIDGHSKLDQLVREDAEILGVELPNEATEEQQGFVRQMENARGEEFDRLFANLLRSSHGKIFATIGEVRAATQNDLIRRHARQANQTVLDHLEVLEDTGLVDAATFAEVEAAVEPK; encoded by the coding sequence ATGCATTCGAACCGACGCGCAGCACGTTCCGGGGTCTCCATGCGGGTCGTCGCAGTGGTCACCGCCGCTGTGGCCGCGATCGCCCTGGTGGTCGTCCTGGTCCAGACGGGCAGCGGAGAGGCCACCGCCGGCACCACGGCGGCGGGCGGGTCCGCACAGCACGGAGCCGGTCACGCGGGGGCCGGATTCTCCGGTGCGACGGCCGCGGAGGCCCAGGGGCCGCAGAAGGTGACCGATGTGGACCGGACGTTTCTCGTGAAGGTGCGGCAGGCCGGGCTGTGGGAGATACCCGCCGGGCGGCTGGCTCAGACGCATGCCTCCAGCGAGGCCGTGAAGCGTGCCGGACTGCATCTGATCGACGGTCACAGCAAGCTCGACCAGCTCGTGCGCGAGGACGCCGAGATCCTCGGTGTCGAACTGCCGAACGAGGCCACCGAGGAGCAGCAGGGCTTCGTGCGGCAGATGGAGAACGCCCGGGGCGAGGAGTTCGACCGGCTCTTCGCCAACCTGCTCCGTTCGTCGCACGGCAAGATCTTCGCCACGATCGGTGAGGTCAGGGCCGCCACGCAGAACGATCTGATCCGCCGTCACGCCCGTCAGGCCAACCAGACGGTGCTGGACCACCTCGAGGTCCTGGAGGACACGGGGCTCGTCGATGCCGCGACGTTCGCCGAGGTCGAGGCCGCGGTCGAGCCGAAGTAG
- a CDS encoding cytidine deaminase — MGLDQELVDAAMALLNRRWPAEEPGGAAAVRLADGGILSSIGLDNMNGAVTLCHETGAFIQAYTQDRAVTASVCVCRDLDHDRVLILPPCGICQERLALWGPAVEVAVPQEDDPTRWESRTLEQVSPYYWGRYFTDGKWPSTAQHSE; from the coding sequence ATGGGACTCGACCAGGAACTCGTGGACGCGGCCATGGCGCTGCTGAACCGGCGCTGGCCCGCGGAGGAGCCCGGCGGGGCGGCCGCCGTGCGGCTGGCCGACGGGGGAATTCTGAGCAGCATCGGACTGGACAACATGAACGGAGCCGTGACGCTCTGCCACGAGACGGGGGCCTTCATCCAGGCGTACACCCAGGACCGGGCCGTCACGGCATCCGTCTGCGTCTGCCGGGACCTGGACCACGACAGGGTCCTGATCCTGCCGCCCTGCGGCATCTGCCAGGAGCGGCTGGCGCTCTGGGGACCGGCCGTCGAGGTCGCCGTCCCGCAGGAGGACGATCCGACCCGCTGGGAGTCGCGCACCCTCGAGCAGGTCAGCCCCTACTACTGGGGAAGGTATTTCACCGACGGCAAGTGGCCCTCGACGGCACAGCACAGTGAATGA
- a CDS encoding dynamin family protein: MDARPQLIDALSALRDRVAAVRLPLPLAGAPRARQTRAELLAQLDDYLVPRLKEPEAPLLAVIGGSTGAGKSTLVNSLVGRRVSEAGVLRPTTRTPVLVCHPDDHHWFAGMRVLPQLPRVWLPPQDEVEEEHPPRRTGGRPAVDEKALRIETASSLPRGLALLDAPDIDSLVVENRLLAGELLCAADVWVMVTTASRYADAVPWHLLRTAKEYNATLVTVLDRVPHQVIEEVSRQYAALLTKAGLGEVPRFTIPELPESAGGANGLLPNTAVAGLFSWLAHRAQDPAARQQALGRTAGGVIDSLNVRMPELASAVAAQYAAAVRLTGAVEEAYESQRGRVRKQVRAGAVLAGDARTRWRGYPRDSSAGELLDSLVASLSALLQCAVAAADEQVENAWRREPAAAAVTVNRRRDLEVGERIGMAVRRWRRVLEELAEEEVRGMERNAAPDPETVAALLAAALLGGRRARSAGERLAERIGAQSALRLRDKGGELVTTYVDDVLNSERERRLAPLDGLEVSPEPQAELIAALSLLQKER; the protein is encoded by the coding sequence TTGGATGCACGGCCTCAGCTCATCGACGCACTTTCCGCCCTGCGCGACCGTGTCGCCGCCGTGCGTCTACCGCTCCCCCTCGCAGGGGCGCCACGGGCGCGGCAGACGCGGGCCGAACTGCTCGCTCAGCTCGACGACTATCTGGTGCCCCGCCTCAAAGAACCCGAAGCGCCTCTGCTCGCCGTCATCGGCGGATCCACGGGGGCCGGGAAGTCCACGCTCGTCAACTCCCTTGTGGGGCGGCGGGTCAGTGAGGCGGGGGTTCTGCGGCCCACCACCCGGACGCCGGTGCTGGTGTGCCATCCCGACGATCACCACTGGTTCGCAGGGATGCGGGTGCTGCCCCAGCTCCCCCGCGTCTGGCTGCCGCCGCAGGACGAGGTGGAGGAGGAGCACCCGCCCCGCAGGACGGGCGGCCGGCCTGCCGTCGACGAGAAGGCGCTGCGGATCGAGACCGCGTCGTCCCTGCCGCGCGGGCTCGCGCTGCTCGACGCGCCGGACATCGACTCCCTCGTCGTGGAGAACCGACTGCTCGCGGGGGAGTTGCTCTGCGCCGCCGACGTGTGGGTGATGGTGACGACGGCCTCCCGCTACGCGGACGCCGTGCCGTGGCATCTGCTGCGTACGGCGAAGGAGTACAACGCCACGCTGGTCACCGTGCTCGACCGGGTGCCGCACCAGGTGATCGAGGAGGTGTCGCGGCAGTACGCGGCGTTGCTGACGAAGGCCGGGCTCGGCGAGGTGCCGAGGTTCACGATCCCGGAGCTGCCGGAGTCGGCCGGGGGCGCGAACGGGCTGCTGCCCAACACGGCCGTCGCGGGGCTGTTCTCCTGGCTCGCGCACCGGGCGCAGGACCCGGCGGCGCGTCAGCAGGCCCTGGGACGTACGGCCGGTGGCGTGATCGATTCACTCAATGTGCGGATGCCGGAGCTCGCGAGCGCCGTCGCCGCCCAGTACGCGGCGGCCGTACGGCTCACGGGCGCGGTGGAGGAGGCGTACGAGTCGCAGCGCGGACGGGTGCGCAAGCAGGTGCGGGCCGGTGCCGTGCTGGCGGGTGACGCGCGGACGCGCTGGCGCGGCTATCCACGCGACAGTTCGGCCGGCGAGCTGCTGGACTCCCTCGTCGCGAGCCTGTCCGCCCTGCTGCAGTGCGCCGTCGCCGCCGCCGACGAACAGGTCGAGAACGCCTGGCGGCGTGAGCCCGCGGCCGCCGCCGTCACGGTGAACCGCCGGCGCGACCTGGAGGTGGGGGAGCGGATCGGCATGGCCGTACGGCGCTGGCGCCGGGTCCTCGAGGAGCTCGCGGAGGAAGAGGTGCGGGGCATGGAACGCAACGCCGCTCCCGACCCCGAGACGGTCGCCGCACTGCTCGCGGCAGCGCTCCTGGGCGGTCGCCGGGCGCGCAGCGCGGGCGAGCGGCTCGCCGAGCGGATCGGCGCCCAGAGCGCGCTGCGGCTGCGCGACAAGGGCGGCGAGCTGGTGACGACGTACGTCGACGACGTGCTGAACAGCGAGCGGGAGCGCCGCCTCGCGCCCCTCGACGGGCTCGAGGTGAGCCCGGAACCACAGGCCGAGCTGATTGCAGCGCTGTCTCTACTGCAGAAGGAGAGGTGA
- a CDS encoding flavoprotein, which translates to MTEQPEQPVPPKKPFLYVVVCASQIAGEVGKLITAAQEQRWEVGVVATPQGLRFIDDKAVEVQTGYPIRSAWRLPGEPRPLPPADAIAVAPATFNTINKWAAGVSDTLALGILCEAYGSGIPTAALPYLNAAQAAHPAYPRSLERLREMGVLIGSHRPRGTESDDEPDFHWEEALELLAPAPGT; encoded by the coding sequence GTGACCGAGCAGCCAGAGCAGCCCGTACCGCCGAAGAAACCCTTCCTCTACGTCGTCGTCTGCGCCTCCCAAATCGCCGGCGAGGTCGGCAAGCTGATCACCGCCGCACAGGAGCAGCGCTGGGAGGTGGGCGTCGTCGCCACCCCGCAGGGCCTGCGCTTCATCGACGACAAAGCGGTCGAGGTACAGACCGGCTACCCGATCCGCTCGGCCTGGCGCCTGCCGGGCGAACCGCGCCCGCTGCCTCCGGCCGACGCCATCGCGGTCGCCCCGGCCACCTTCAACACGATCAACAAGTGGGCGGCCGGGGTCTCCGACACCCTCGCGCTCGGCATCCTGTGCGAGGCCTACGGCTCCGGCATCCCGACCGCCGCCCTCCCGTACCTGAACGCGGCCCAGGCCGCCCACCCCGCGTACCCGCGCAGCCTGGAACGCCTCCGGGAGATGGGCGTCCTGATCGGCTCACACCGCCCTCGCGGCACGGAGTCCGACGACGAGCCGGACTTCCACTGGGAGGAGGCCCTGGAACTCCTCGCCCCGGCGCCCGGGACCTGA
- a CDS encoding MarR family winged helix-turn-helix transcriptional regulator, with protein sequence MDDVDAVTRAVLTASRLLVAVSARSLAAVEDKVTLPQFRLLVVLSLEGPAKLVALADRLGVNPSTAMRMMDRLIAAGLADRQVNPDNRRETVLRLTAEGRRIVEDVTAQRRKEIAAIVERLGPAQRAALVDALAAFTEAGGEPAVPDEDGGLYPLGWSDLGPPRPTR encoded by the coding sequence ATGGACGATGTCGACGCCGTGACCCGGGCGGTGTTGACCGCCTCCCGGCTGCTCGTCGCCGTCTCCGCCCGCTCGCTCGCCGCGGTCGAGGACAAGGTGACGCTGCCGCAGTTCCGGCTGCTGGTCGTGCTCTCACTGGAGGGGCCGGCGAAACTGGTCGCACTCGCCGACCGGCTCGGGGTGAACCCGTCGACCGCCATGCGGATGATGGACCGGCTGATCGCCGCGGGCCTCGCGGACCGTCAGGTCAACCCCGACAACCGGCGCGAGACGGTGCTGCGGCTGACGGCGGAGGGCCGGCGCATCGTGGAGGACGTCACCGCGCAGCGCCGCAAGGAGATCGCGGCCATCGTCGAACGGCTCGGCCCGGCACAGCGGGCCGCGCTCGTCGACGCACTTGCTGCTTTCACGGAGGCCGGCGGTGAACCGGCGGTTCCGGACGAGGACGGCGGGCTGTATCCGCTCGGCTGGTCGGACCTGGGCCCGCCGCGTCCCACGCGCTGA
- a CDS encoding YfbK domain-containing protein: MFRAGVGSRMGRTVAAAVLAGGVLLTAGCGSGSGNRATDASYDGGRPDGAPAPVLPDGGKGGPNREGDESAEGKRDFAPPADYLSTFALDVDTASYDYTRRLLKEGGTPTPGQVRPEEFINSFRQDYPRPKDNGFSVTVDGARPNGGADGEIKASRPDSAEYEGEDWALVRVGLSTRPTDPEADRPPAALTFVIDISGSMAERGRLDLVKRSLGTLTDQLRGSDSVAVVTFSGEAETRLPMTRLDGNRDRIHSVIDELEPTDSTNVEAGVTTGYDEAVEGRRTGATNRVVLLSDALANTGETEAEAILERIEDARRDHGITLFGVGVGSSFGDELMERLADKGDGHTTYVSTDEKARKVFVDQLPRHVELRARDAKAQVAFDPQTVKQFRLIGYENREVADEDFRDDRVDGGEVGPGHTVTALYAVRLRDGASGHVATATVRWLDPKTRAPHEESGSIETDAVEGALWGAPSERLQITAVAAYFAESLRGGSMPGAPGLAALEDRARALAEVTEDSAVGELADAIDQAQRRSRD, encoded by the coding sequence ATGTTCCGTGCAGGGGTGGGTTCGAGGATGGGCAGGACGGTTGCGGCGGCCGTCCTGGCCGGTGGAGTACTGCTGACCGCAGGCTGCGGGTCCGGTTCAGGGAACCGGGCCACCGACGCGAGTTACGACGGCGGGCGGCCCGACGGCGCGCCCGCGCCCGTCCTGCCGGACGGCGGCAAGGGCGGGCCGAACCGGGAGGGCGACGAGAGCGCGGAGGGTAAGCGGGACTTCGCGCCGCCCGCCGACTATCTGTCCACCTTCGCCCTCGACGTGGACACCGCCTCCTACGACTACACGCGCCGCCTTCTCAAAGAGGGCGGGACGCCCACGCCGGGGCAGGTCCGGCCCGAGGAGTTCATCAACAGCTTCCGTCAGGACTACCCGCGGCCCAAGGACAACGGCTTCTCCGTGACCGTCGACGGAGCACGGCCGAACGGCGGCGCCGACGGCGAGATCAAGGCCTCCCGACCCGACTCCGCGGAGTACGAGGGCGAGGACTGGGCCCTCGTACGGGTCGGGCTCTCCACCCGGCCCACCGACCCCGAGGCCGACCGGCCTCCCGCCGCCCTCACCTTCGTGATCGACATCTCCGGTTCCATGGCGGAGCGCGGTCGGCTCGACCTCGTCAAGAGGTCCCTCGGGACCCTCACCGACCAGCTCCGCGGCAGCGACTCGGTCGCCGTCGTCACCTTCAGCGGCGAGGCGGAGACCCGGCTGCCGATGACGCGCCTCGACGGCAATCGCGACCGCATCCACTCGGTCATCGACGAGTTGGAGCCCACCGACTCCACCAACGTGGAGGCGGGCGTCACCACCGGCTACGACGAGGCGGTCGAGGGCCGCAGGACCGGGGCGACCAACCGAGTGGTGCTGCTGTCCGACGCCCTCGCCAACACCGGTGAGACGGAGGCCGAGGCCATCCTCGAACGGATCGAGGACGCCCGCCGGGACCACGGCATCACGCTGTTCGGCGTCGGTGTCGGCAGCTCCTTCGGCGACGAGCTGATGGAACGCCTCGCCGACAAGGGCGACGGGCACACCACCTATGTGTCCACCGACGAGAAGGCCCGCAAGGTGTTCGTCGACCAGCTGCCCCGCCATGTGGAACTGCGGGCGCGGGACGCCAAGGCACAGGTCGCGTTCGACCCGCAGACGGTCAAGCAGTTCCGGCTCATAGGCTACGAGAACCGCGAGGTCGCGGACGAGGACTTCCGCGACGACCGCGTCGACGGCGGCGAGGTGGGCCCCGGCCACACCGTCACCGCGCTGTACGCGGTGCGTCTGCGGGACGGCGCCAGTGGCCATGTCGCGACCGCGACGGTGCGCTGGCTCGACCCGAAGACCCGGGCACCGCACGAGGAGAGCGGCTCGATCGAGACCGACGCCGTCGAGGGTGCCCTGTGGGGCGCGCCGTCCGAGCGGCTCCAGATCACCGCGGTGGCCGCGTACTTCGCCGAGTCGCTGCGTGGCGGCTCGATGCCGGGCGCGCCGGGACTGGCCGCGCTGGAGGACCGGGCGCGGGCGCTGGCCGAGGTGACCGAGGACAGCGCGGTCGGTGAACTGGCGGACGCGATCGACCAGGCGCAGCGGCGCTCGCGCGACTGA
- a CDS encoding nitroreductase family deazaflavin-dependent oxidoreductase has product MTHPHPAPQRRPPLPRGWKRFAARLPIHLYRIGLGPLFGRRLLLLIHTGRTSGLTRKTVIEVVEHDRVGGAWTVASGFGPGAQWYRNLLHTPQATIQVGRRYYPVTAHPVTAEEGGRLMARYAPRHPFAARQLCRFMGYEVDGSEADYRRVGESIPFLRLEAAPGSF; this is encoded by the coding sequence GTGACTCATCCGCACCCCGCGCCGCAGCGCCGCCCTCCGCTCCCCCGCGGCTGGAAGCGCTTCGCGGCCCGCCTTCCGATCCATCTGTACCGGATCGGTCTCGGACCCCTGTTCGGGCGGCGTCTGCTTCTGCTGATCCACACCGGCCGTACGTCCGGCCTGACCCGCAAGACGGTCATAGAGGTCGTGGAGCACGACCGGGTCGGCGGGGCGTGGACGGTGGCGTCCGGCTTCGGGCCCGGGGCCCAGTGGTACCGCAACCTCCTCCACACGCCGCAGGCCACCATCCAGGTCGGCCGCCGCTACTACCCCGTGACCGCCCACCCGGTCACGGCGGAGGAAGGCGGTCGCCTCATGGCCCGCTACGCGCCCCGCCACCCCTTCGCCGCCCGGCAGCTCTGCCGGTTCATGGGGTACGAGGTCGACGGCAGCGAGGCGGACTACCGGCGGGTGGGCGAGTCCATCCCGTTCCTGCGCCTGGAGGCGGCGCCGGGGAGCTTCTGA
- a CDS encoding GTP-binding protein has translation MTAITDDQNETGDRWDDGLIARRAGQPPEAGEGEGMTAARGGEGLDGSHQAGDDHLPIGGTYGGPLRERLNALRELLGLSQTRLDGKTLAEAGRVLDEAAARQRLSSRHTVVAIAGATGSGKSALFNALAGVRIAETGLRRPTTSAPIACTWSEGAAGLLDRLAIPGRLRRKPLAGGDGDEQLHGLVLVDLPDHDSAVVRHREQVDRVLALVDAVIWVVDPEKYADAALHERYLRPLAGHAEITFVVLNQIDRLPGEAADQVLDDLRRLLDEDGMALGEHGDPGATVLAVSALTGEGVGELREMVGAFVQERSAAARRLSADVDAAAAKLRPVYVADGRTGLDERAREDFSARLAEAIGATAVGEAAEREWRRNAGRACGTPWLRLWRWYERKRTPGAASSEPPVPTEEEPTARQRVEQAVRAVADEAAHGLPTPWGQAVREAAARGAEGLPEALDELAAREAAETKGRPLRPAWWPAAVLAQAAMTLLQIFGGLWLVGQIVGVLEPGLIPPVLVMLGGILGGPLVEWACAAATKGPARRYGQEARRRLHQAAAGCGRAKVLDPIAAELMRYREVREQYAAVSGSAKPGPGTLPGRVRSRIG, from the coding sequence GTGACCGCCATCACCGACGACCAGAACGAGACCGGTGACCGCTGGGACGACGGTCTGATCGCCCGCCGGGCCGGTCAGCCGCCGGAGGCGGGCGAGGGAGAGGGCATGACCGCGGCCCGGGGCGGCGAGGGTCTCGACGGAAGTCACCAGGCGGGCGACGACCACCTGCCCATCGGCGGCACGTACGGCGGCCCGCTGCGGGAGCGGCTCAACGCCCTGCGCGAGCTGCTCGGCCTGTCGCAGACCCGGCTGGACGGGAAGACCCTCGCGGAGGCGGGACGCGTGCTCGACGAGGCCGCCGCGCGGCAGCGGCTCTCGTCCCGCCACACCGTCGTGGCCATCGCCGGTGCGACGGGGAGCGGCAAGTCGGCGCTGTTCAACGCGCTCGCCGGGGTGCGCATCGCCGAGACCGGGCTGCGCCGGCCGACCACGTCCGCGCCGATCGCCTGCACCTGGTCGGAGGGGGCGGCGGGGCTGCTCGACCGGCTCGCGATCCCCGGCCGGCTGCGGCGCAAGCCGCTCGCCGGCGGTGACGGCGACGAACAGCTGCACGGGCTCGTACTGGTCGACCTGCCGGACCACGACTCGGCCGTCGTGCGGCACCGGGAGCAGGTGGACCGGGTGCTGGCCCTGGTCGACGCGGTGATCTGGGTGGTCGACCCGGAGAAGTACGCCGACGCGGCCCTGCACGAACGCTATCTGCGGCCCCTCGCCGGACACGCCGAGATCACCTTCGTCGTGCTCAACCAGATCGACCGGCTGCCCGGCGAGGCCGCCGACCAGGTCCTCGACGACCTGCGCAGGCTGCTCGACGAGGACGGCATGGCGCTGGGGGAGCACGGCGATCCGGGCGCCACCGTCCTGGCGGTGTCGGCGCTCACCGGGGAGGGAGTGGGGGAACTGCGCGAGATGGTCGGTGCGTTCGTCCAGGAGCGGAGCGCGGCGGCGCGCAGGCTGTCCGCCGATGTGGACGCGGCGGCGGCGAAGCTGCGGCCCGTGTACGTCGCCGACGGCCGGACCGGTCTGGACGAGCGGGCCCGCGAGGACTTCTCGGCGCGCCTCGCGGAGGCGATCGGCGCGACGGCGGTCGGTGAGGCGGCGGAGCGCGAGTGGCGCAGGAACGCCGGCCGGGCGTGCGGCACTCCGTGGCTGAGGCTGTGGCGCTGGTACGAGCGCAAGCGCACCCCGGGGGCCGCGTCGTCCGAGCCCCCGGTGCCCACGGAGGAGGAGCCGACTGCACGCCAGCGGGTCGAGCAGGCGGTCCGCGCCGTTGCCGACGAGGCCGCGCACGGTCTGCCGACGCCATGGGGGCAGGCGGTACGGGAAGCGGCCGCGCGGGGGGCCGAAGGGTTGCCGGAGGCGCTCGACGAACTGGCGGCGCGTGAGGCGGCGGAGACCAAGGGACGGCCGCTGCGTCCCGCATGGTGGCCGGCCGCGGTGCTCGCGCAGGCGGCGATGACGCTGCTGCAGATCTTCGGCGGCCTGTGGCTGGTGGGCCAGATCGTCGGCGTACTGGAGCCGGGGCTCATTCCGCCGGTGCTGGTGATGCTCGGCGGAATCCTGGGCGGCCCGCTGGTGGAATGGGCGTGCGCGGCGGCGACCAAGGGGCCCGCACGGCGGTACGGGCAGGAGGCCCGGCGCCGGCTGCACCAGGCGGCGGCGGGGTGCGGGCGGGCCAAGGTGCTCGATCCGATCGCGGCGGAGCTCATGCGGTACCGGGAGGTGCGGGAGCAGTACGCGGCGGTCTCCGGTTCGGCGAAACCGGGGCCCGGAACCCTGCCGGGAAGGGTGCGTAGCCGTATCGGGTGA
- a CDS encoding DUF1772 domain-containing protein, producing the protein MAALLLALAVVTTGLYAGFFVIFLTGVMPALARLSDDQFVTAMRRLNEKVPRATFMLVFLGSVGFPAAALFVPVDGRTATDRWLVVAALVCAVAGHLVTSAGNVPLNNALAASESSARSVPAREARAAFESRWNALHLVRTLLALAAFVLLVCAATP; encoded by the coding sequence ATGGCCGCCCTGCTGCTCGCTCTCGCCGTCGTCACCACAGGTCTGTACGCGGGTTTCTTCGTCATCTTCCTCACCGGCGTGATGCCGGCGCTCGCGCGCCTGTCCGACGACCAGTTCGTGACCGCCATGCGACGCCTCAACGAGAAGGTGCCGCGCGCCACGTTCATGCTGGTCTTCCTGGGCAGCGTCGGCTTCCCGGCGGCAGCCCTCTTCGTCCCCGTCGACGGCCGCACAGCGACGGACCGGTGGCTGGTCGTCGCCGCGCTGGTCTGCGCGGTCGCCGGCCACCTGGTCACCTCCGCCGGCAACGTCCCGTTGAACAACGCCCTGGCGGCGTCGGAGAGCTCCGCACGGTCCGTACCCGCCCGGGAGGCGCGAGCGGCCTTCGAGTCCAGGTGGAACGCCTTGCACCTGGTCCGTACTCTTCTCGCCCTCGCCGCGTTCGTCCTCCTGGTCTGCGCCGCGACGCCGTGA
- a CDS encoding ABC transporter permease, which produces MSAPVKTGTPSAVLVDSAPGYRARHTLPLRVEAVRQLKRRRTLVMAGVLGVLPLILIAAFAIGGTPGGREGGRITLMDTATASGANFAATCLFVSAGFLLVVPVALFHGDTVASEANWSSLRYLLAAPVPRTRLLWSKLAVALGFSAAAMLLLPLVGLVSGTIAYGWGPLKLPTGGSLAAGDTLARIGLVVAFVFVSQLVTAGLAFWLSTKTDAPLGAVGGAVGLTIIGNVLDAVTALGGWREVLPAHWQFAWIDALQPQLEWTGMLKGAAVSVTYALVLFALAFRNFARKDIVS; this is translated from the coding sequence ATGAGCGCGCCCGTGAAGACCGGCACGCCGAGCGCGGTGCTCGTCGACTCCGCCCCCGGCTACCGGGCCCGGCACACCCTGCCGCTCCGGGTCGAGGCGGTGCGGCAGCTGAAACGACGCCGGACCCTGGTGATGGCCGGGGTGCTGGGCGTGCTGCCGCTGATCCTGATCGCGGCGTTCGCCATCGGCGGTACTCCGGGCGGCCGGGAAGGCGGCCGGATCACCCTGATGGACACCGCCACCGCCTCCGGCGCGAACTTCGCGGCGACCTGCCTGTTCGTGTCCGCCGGTTTTCTCCTGGTGGTGCCGGTGGCGCTGTTCCACGGTGACACGGTCGCCTCCGAGGCCAACTGGTCCTCACTGCGCTATCTGCTGGCCGCCCCCGTGCCGCGTACCAGGCTGCTGTGGTCGAAGCTCGCCGTGGCGCTGGGCTTCAGCGCGGCGGCGATGCTGCTGCTGCCGCTGGTCGGGCTCGTCTCGGGAACGATCGCCTACGGCTGGGGGCCGCTGAAGCTTCCGACCGGCGGCTCACTGGCGGCGGGCGACACGCTGGCCCGTATCGGGCTCGTCGTGGCGTTCGTGTTCGTCTCCCAACTGGTCACCGCAGGCCTGGCCTTCTGGCTGTCCACCAAGACCGACGCCCCGCTGGGCGCGGTCGGCGGCGCCGTCGGCCTGACCATCATCGGCAATGTGCTGGACGCGGTGACCGCACTGGGCGGCTGGCGCGAAGTACTGCCGGCGCACTGGCAGTTCGCCTGGATCGACGCGCTGCAGCCGCAGCTGGAGTGGACGGGCATGCTCAAGGGGGCGGCGGTCTCCGTCACGTACGCACTGGTCCTGTTCGCGCTCGCGTTCCGGAACTTCGCCCGCAAGGACATCGTGTCGTAG
- a CDS encoding single-stranded DNA-binding protein, giving the protein MNDTMVTVVGNVATNVEYRETATGGMARFRFAVPSRRWDRRSGNWTDGPTSFYTVFAWRSLAQNLTGSVSVGEPLLVHGRLKVREEETDGRRRTFVDIDALAVGHDLTRGTSAFRRVARNRPNAPERGSPADGDGVGAPREPVGAAH; this is encoded by the coding sequence ATGAACGACACCATGGTGACGGTGGTGGGGAATGTCGCCACGAATGTGGAGTACCGGGAAACGGCCACGGGAGGGATGGCGCGATTCCGTTTCGCGGTGCCGTCGCGACGCTGGGACCGCCGGAGCGGTAACTGGACCGACGGGCCGACGAGCTTCTACACGGTCTTCGCCTGGCGTTCGCTCGCGCAGAATCTCACCGGTTCCGTCTCAGTGGGGGAACCACTTCTCGTGCACGGCCGGTTGAAGGTGCGTGAGGAGGAAACGGACGGCAGACGGCGGACGTTCGTGGACATCGACGCACTAGCGGTGGGACACGACCTCACGCGCGGGACCTCGGCGTTCCGGCGGGTGGCCAGGAACCGGCCGAACGCGCCGGAGCGGGGTTCACCGGCCGACGGCGATGGGGTGGGGGCGCCTCGTGAGCCCGTAGGGGCCGCCCATTGA
- a CDS encoding PP2C family protein-serine/threonine phosphatase — translation MGIVAVVDVTAGSSVGYLALVSLGPAFAGLVGGWRRTALIGLLSLVFCLGLGIYDDVIGERRWYSAMASVAGVTGAGIAAAVMRQRREAELASMRSIAEVAQRVLLRPVPRTAGHLRVAVSYTSALAEARIGGDLYEVVTSPGGVRVIVGDVQGKGLEAVETAAVVLGAFREAAHEEDELEGVGERLERALERELQGGEKFVTAVLAELAADKGVVLLNYGHPAPLVVRADGTVTFAEPPRRALPLGLGLHGTAGPEPFATEFAPGDQMFLYTDGVTETRDPAGRFYPLGERGHLLKTDDPEAALGALRADMEEYAQAPPHDDAAMLLIRYRRV, via the coding sequence ATGGGCATCGTGGCCGTGGTCGACGTGACAGCCGGATCGAGCGTGGGATACCTGGCGCTCGTCTCTCTCGGTCCCGCCTTCGCCGGCCTGGTGGGCGGCTGGCGGCGCACGGCCCTGATCGGCCTTCTGTCACTGGTGTTCTGCCTCGGCCTCGGCATCTACGACGACGTGATCGGCGAACGCCGTTGGTACTCCGCCATGGCCTCCGTCGCCGGCGTGACCGGCGCGGGCATCGCGGCGGCGGTGATGCGGCAGCGGCGGGAGGCCGAACTCGCCAGCATGCGCTCCATCGCGGAGGTCGCGCAGCGCGTACTGCTGCGGCCCGTGCCGCGCACGGCGGGCCATCTGCGGGTGGCCGTCTCGTACACCTCGGCGCTCGCGGAGGCCCGGATCGGCGGCGACCTGTACGAGGTGGTCACCTCACCCGGCGGTGTCCGGGTCATCGTCGGTGACGTCCAGGGCAAGGGGCTCGAAGCGGTCGAGACGGCGGCCGTCGTCCTCGGAGCGTTCCGTGAGGCCGCGCACGAGGAGGACGAGCTCGAAGGGGTCGGCGAACGGCTGGAGAGGGCACTCGAACGCGAGCTGCAGGGCGGGGAGAAGTTCGTCACGGCGGTCCTGGCGGAACTCGCGGCGGACAAAGGGGTGGTCCTTCTCAACTACGGGCACCCCGCGCCGCTGGTCGTGCGCGCCGACGGCACGGTGACCTTCGCGGAGCCGCCCCGGCGCGCGCTGCCGCTCGGGCTGGGCCTGCACGGTACGGCCGGTCCGGAGCCGTTCGCGACGGAGTTCGCGCCGGGGGACCAGATGTTCCTCTACACGGACGGCGTCACGGAGACCCGCGACCCGGCCGGCCGGTTCTACCCGCTCGGCGAACGCGGCCATCTGCTCAAGACCGACGACCCGGAAGCGGCGCTCGGGGCGCTGCGCGCGGACATGGAGGAGTACGCGCAGGCACCGCCGCACGACGACGCCGCGATGCTGCTGATCCGCTACCGCCGCGTGTGA